The Numida meleagris isolate 19003 breed g44 Domestic line chromosome 10, NumMel1.0, whole genome shotgun sequence genome includes a window with the following:
- the NDRG4 gene encoding protein NDRG4 isoform X6, whose product MPECWDGEHDIETPYGLLHVVIRGSPKGNRPAILTYHDVGLNHKLCFNTFFNYEDMQEITKHFVVCHVDAPGQQAGASQFPQGYQYPSMDQLAAMLPSVVQHFGFKYVIGIGVGAGAYVLAKFALIFPDLVEGLVLMNIDPNGKGWIDWAAAKLSGLTSTLPDTVLSHLFSQEELVNNTELVQSYRQQIGSVVNQFNLQLFLNMYNSRRDLDINRPGTVPNAKTLRCPVMLVVGDNAPAEEGVVECNSKLDPTNTTFLKMADSGGLPQVTQPGKLTEAFKYFLQGMGYMPSASMTRLARSRTASLTSASSVEGARPRACTHSESSEAMGQINHTMEVSC is encoded by the exons CGTGGTCATCCGGGGCTCGCCCAAGGGGAACCGCCCTGCCATCCTGACGTACCACGATGTGGGCCTCAACC ACAAGCTTTGCTTCAACACCTTCTTCAACTACGAAGACATGCAGGAGATCACAAAACACTTTGTGGTGTGTCACGTGGATGCGCCAGGCCAGCAGGCAGGAGCCTCGCAGTTCCCACAGGG GTACCAGTACCCATCCATGGACCAGCTGGCTGCCATGTTACCCAGCGTGGTGCAGCACTTTGG gtTCAAGTATGTGATCGGGATCGGTGTTGGGGCAGGAGCCTACGTGCTGGCCAAGTTTGCG CTCATCTTCCCCGACCTGGTAGAAGGGCTGGTCCTCATGAACATCGATCCCAACGGCAAAGGCTGGATTGATTGGGCAGCTGCCAAG CTCTCGGGCCTCACCAGCACACTGCCGGACACAGTCCTGTCCCACCTGTTCAGCCAG GAGGAGCTGGTGAACAACACGGAGCTGGTGCAGAGTTACCGGCAGCAGATCGGCAGCGTGGTGAACCAGTTCAACCTCCAGCTCTTCCTCAACATGTACAACAG CCGCAGGGATCTAGACATCAACCGGCCCGGCACTGTGCCCAATGCCAAGACGCTGCG TTGTCCTGTGATGTTGGTGGTGGGAGACAACGCTCCCGCCGAGGAGGGTGTG GTGGAGTGTAATTCCAAGCTGGATCCCACAAACACCACCTTTCTGAAG ATGGCAGATTCTGGTGGGCTGCCCCAGGTCACACAG cccgGCAAGCTGACCGAAGCCTTCAAGTACTTCCTGCAAGGCATGGGCTACA TGCCGTCCGCCAGCATGACTCGCCTGGCACGCTCCCGCACAGCCTCGCTCACCAGCGCCAGTTCGGTGGAAGGCGCCCGACCACGTGCCTGTACCCATTCGGAGAGCAGCGAGGCCATGGGGCAGATCAACCACACCATGGAGGTATCGTGCTGA
- the NDRG4 gene encoding protein NDRG4 isoform X5: MPECWDGEHDIETPYGLLHVVIRGSPKGNRPAILTYHDVGLNHKLCFNTFFNYEDMQEITKHFVVCHVDAPGQQAGASQFPQGYQYPSMDQLAAMLPSVVQHFGFKYVIGIGVGAGAYVLAKFALIFPDLVEGLVLMNIDPNGKGWIDWAAAKLSGLTSTLPDTVLSHLFSQEELVNNTELVQSYRQQIGSVVNQFNLQLFLNMYNSRRDLDINRPGTVPNAKTLRCPVMLVVGDNAPAEEGVVECNSKLDPTNTTFLKMADSGGLPQVTQPGKLTEAFKYFLQGMGYIAHLKDRRLSGGAVPSASMTRLARSRTASLTSASSVEGARPRACTHSESSEAMGQINHTMEVSC, encoded by the exons CGTGGTCATCCGGGGCTCGCCCAAGGGGAACCGCCCTGCCATCCTGACGTACCACGATGTGGGCCTCAACC ACAAGCTTTGCTTCAACACCTTCTTCAACTACGAAGACATGCAGGAGATCACAAAACACTTTGTGGTGTGTCACGTGGATGCGCCAGGCCAGCAGGCAGGAGCCTCGCAGTTCCCACAGGG GTACCAGTACCCATCCATGGACCAGCTGGCTGCCATGTTACCCAGCGTGGTGCAGCACTTTGG gtTCAAGTATGTGATCGGGATCGGTGTTGGGGCAGGAGCCTACGTGCTGGCCAAGTTTGCG CTCATCTTCCCCGACCTGGTAGAAGGGCTGGTCCTCATGAACATCGATCCCAACGGCAAAGGCTGGATTGATTGGGCAGCTGCCAAG CTCTCGGGCCTCACCAGCACACTGCCGGACACAGTCCTGTCCCACCTGTTCAGCCAG GAGGAGCTGGTGAACAACACGGAGCTGGTGCAGAGTTACCGGCAGCAGATCGGCAGCGTGGTGAACCAGTTCAACCTCCAGCTCTTCCTCAACATGTACAACAG CCGCAGGGATCTAGACATCAACCGGCCCGGCACTGTGCCCAATGCCAAGACGCTGCG TTGTCCTGTGATGTTGGTGGTGGGAGACAACGCTCCCGCCGAGGAGGGTGTG GTGGAGTGTAATTCCAAGCTGGATCCCACAAACACCACCTTTCTGAAG ATGGCAGATTCTGGTGGGCTGCCCCAGGTCACACAG cccgGCAAGCTGACCGAAGCCTTCAAGTACTTCCTGCAAGGCATGGGCTACA TCGCCCACCTGAAGGATCGGAGGCTGAGTGGAGGCGCAG TGCCGTCCGCCAGCATGACTCGCCTGGCACGCTCCCGCACAGCCTCGCTCACCAGCGCCAGTTCGGTGGAAGGCGCCCGACCACGTGCCTGTACCCATTCGGAGAGCAGCGAGGCCATGGGGCAGATCAACCACACCATGGAGGTATCGTGCTGA
- the LOC110404351 gene encoding toll-like receptor 13 isoform X2 → MMETAEEKARPSTRMRPSHCCPPRLLLLLLLVTVTLMPAVHPYGFRNCIEDAWARWHFRCIQRFLESPAPAVSDLPPHAVALNLSHNIMRCLQPSAFARLPQLHTLDLAYNHLETLSAGAFSGLGVLAVLDLSHNQLTTLAEGAFSSLGNLSSLRVQHNPLRTVSPSALLPLVSLRRLSLRGGRLEGLGAVAAAVQGLAQLELLDLCENNLTTLGPGPALPASLATLQLCNNSLGELAGASPEMLWHVKILDLSYNNISQAEAFTPLDLRNISLLHLTGNPLDVFRLLNISDIRPRSLDFSGLALGARGVEKVCQRLQGPQALRRLRLQRSGLKALRCNALGLCPVLGELDLSWNRLQQVGCASRLLGKKQQEELEVLTVEHNLLKKLPSCLGAQVLPRLYNISFRFNRILTVGPHAFAYAPALQVLWLNINSLVWLDRQALRGLHNLTELRLDNNLLTDLYGSSFTDLGSLRTLNLRNNRVSVLFAGVFQGLSELQTLDLGGNNLRHLAAQSLQGLPRLHRLYLDRNRLLEVSSTVFAPVQATLGVLDLRANNLQYISQWLRQPPPFRYLSSLYDLKLQAQQPYGLKMLPHRFFQGLVRLQELSLSQNMLRAIPPDVFEDLGQLRFLTLADSSNGLHDLPDGIFRNLRNLQFLDLENVGLHSLTLEVFGNLSRLQMLHLARNELKTFNDSVASRLSSLRYLDLRKCPLSCTCDNTWLQGWLNNSRVQVVYPYNYTCGSQHNAYIHSFDTRVCFLDLGLYLFAGTAPTVLLLLLVPVVYHRAYWRLKYHWYLLRCWVNQRWRREEKSYLYDSFVSYNSADESWVLQQLVPELERGAFRLCLHHRDFQPGRSIIDNIVDAIYNSRKTVCVVSRSYLRSEWCSLEVQLASYRLLDERCDVLVLVLLEDVGDAELSAYHRMRRVLLRRTYLRWPSDPSAEPLFWARLKRALRWGEGGEEEEEEALGGGTGGTREGDKQT, encoded by the exons ATGATGGAGACAGCGGAGGAGAAGGCACG GCCCAGCACCAGGATGCGTCCCTCCCACTGCTGCCCAccccggctgctgctgctgctgctgctggtgacGGTGACACTGATGCCGGCGGTGCACCCGTATGGCTTTCGCAACTGCATTGAGGATGCCTGGGCACGTTGGCACTTCCGCTGCATCCAACGCTTCCTGGAGTCGCCGGCCCCGGCAGTGTCCGACCTGCCACCACATGCCGTCGCGCTCAATCTGTCCCACAACATAAtgcgctgcctgcagccctctgccttTGCCCGCCTGCCACAGCTGCACACGCTGGACCTGGCCTACAACCATCTGGAGACCCTCTCCGCTGGTGCCTTCAGCGGGCTGGGTGTGCTGGCGGTGCTGGACCTGTCTCACAACCAGCTGACCACGCTCGCCGAAGGGGCGTTCAGCAGCTTGGGCAACCTGTCCTCGCTGCGGGTACAGCATAACCCCCTGAGAACGGTGTCACCCAGCGCCCTGCTCCCCCTTGTCAGCCTGCGCCGCCTGTCGCTGCGGGGCGGGCGGCTGGAAGGGCTGGGGGCGGTGGCAGCGGCGGTGCAGGGCTTGGCGCAGCTGGAGCTGTTGGACCTCTGTGAAAACAACCTGACTACACTGGGGCCAGGCCCAGCGCTACCCGCCTCGCTGGCCACCCTGCAGCTGTGCAACAACTCGCTGGGGGAGTTAGCGGGGGCCAGCCCGGAGATGCTGTGGCACGTGAAGATACTCGACCTCTCCTACAACAATATCTCACAGGCAGAGGCCTTCACCCCGCTGGACCTGCGCAACATCAGCCTGCTCCACCTGACGGGCAACCCCCTGGATGTCTTCCGCCTGTTGAACATCTCTGACATCCGACCTCGCAGCCTGGATTTCTCTGGGCTGGCGCTGGGGGCTAGGGGTGTGGAGAAGGTGTGCCAGAGGCTGCAGGGTCCCCAGGCCTTGCGGCGGCTACGGCTGCAACGCAGCGGGCTGAAGGCGCTGCGGTGTAACGCGCTGGGGCTGTGtcctgtgctgggagagctggacCTGTCCTGGAACCGGTTGCAGCAGGTGGGCTGTGCCAGCCGGCTGCTGgggaagaagcagcaggaggagctggaagtgCTGACAGTGGAGCACAACCTGCTGAAGAAACTGCCGTCTTGCCTGGGTGCCCAGGTGCTGCCTCGGCTGTACAACATTTCCTTTCGCTTTAACCGCATCCTGACTGTTGGCCCCCATGCCTTCGCCTACGCCCCGGCCCTGCAGGTGTTGTGGCTCAACATTAACAGCCTGGTGTGGCTGGACAGGCAGGCGCTGCGGGGGCTGCACAACCTGACAGAGCTGCGCCTGGACAACAACCTGCTGACCGACCTGTACGGCAGCTCCTTCACCGACCTCGGCAGCCTGCGCACCCTCAACCTGCGCAACAACCGCGTCTCTGTCCTCTTCGCTGGTGTCTTCCAGGGGCTGTCCGAGCTGCAGACGCTGGATTTAGGGGGTAACAACTTGCGCCACCTGGCCGCACAGTCACTGCAGGGGCTGCCCAGACTGCACAGGCTGTACCTGGACCGCAACAGATTGCTGGAGGTGAGCAGCACTGTGTTTGCCCCAGTGCAGGCTACCCTGGGAGTGCTGGACCTGCGGGCCAACAACCTGCAGTACATCTCACAGTGGCTGCGCCAGCCGCCACCCTTCCGCTACCTGAGCAGCCTGTACGACCTGAAGCTGCAGGCTCAGCAGCCCTATGGGCTGAAGATGCTGCCTCACCGCTTCTTCCAGGGCTTGgtgaggctgcaggagctgtcGCTGTCACAGAACATGCTGCGGGCCATCCCACCGGATGTCTTCGAGGACCTGGGCCAGCTGCGCTTCCTGACGTTGGCTGACAGCAGCAATGGGTTGCACGATTTGCCTGACGGCATCTTCAGAAACCTGAGGAACCTGCAGTTCCTGGACCTGGAGAATGTCGGGCTGCACTCGCTCACCCTGGAAGTCTTTGGCAACCTCAGCCGGCTACAGATGCTGCACTTGGCCAGGAACGAGCTGAAGACTTTCAATGACAGCGTTGCCAGCCGGCTGTCCTCCCTGCGCTACCTGGACCTGCGCAAGTGTCCGCTGAGCTGCACCTGTGACAACAcgtggctgcagggctggctgaaCAACAGCCGTGTGCAGGTCGTCTACCCCTACAACTACACCTGCGGCTCTCAGCACAATGCCTACATCCACAGCTTTGACACGCGCGTCTGCTTCCTGGACCTGGGGCTCTATCTCTTTGCTGGGACTGCCCcgacagtgctgctgctgctgctggtgccgGTGGTGTACCACCGCGCCTACTGGAGGCTGAAGTACCACTGGTACCTCCTGCGGTGCTGGGTCAACCAGCGGTGGCGGCGGGAGGAAAAGAGCTACCTCTACGACAGCTTTGTGTCCTACAATTCGGCTGATGAAAGTTGGGTCTTGCAGCAGCTGGTGCCCGAGCTGGAGCGCGGTGCCTTCCGACTGTGCTTGCACCACCGCGACTTTCAGCCGGGCCGCAGCATCATTGACAACATCGTGGATGCTATCTACAACAGCCGGAAGACAGTGTGCGTGGTGAGCCGCAGCTACCTGCGCAGCGAGTGGTGCTCTCTGGAGGTGCAGCTGGCCAGCTACCGGCTGCTGGATGAGCGGTGTGACGTCCTGGtactggtgctgctggaggacgTGGGGGATGCTGAGCTGTCTGCCTACCACCGCATGCGGCGGGTGCTGCTGCGGCGCACCTACCTGCGCTGGCCTTCTGACCCCTCAGCCGAGCCGCTCTTCTGGGCACGGCTGAAGAGGGCACTgaggtggggagagggaggagaggaggaggaggaagaagcttTGGGTGGAGGGACAGGAGGGACCAGGGAGGGAGACAAGCAGACGTAG
- the LOC110404351 gene encoding toll-like receptor 13 isoform X1 yields MGVHGNLRDTGDTGDHGNMKTWRCEERERYEDMRGMKSQHRASWTWHRHWGQVPLLLLQNVTGIPATYVSGDMKRYHSFFFFTPERRRRLRMMETAEEKARPSTRMRPSHCCPPRLLLLLLLVTVTLMPAVHPYGFRNCIEDAWARWHFRCIQRFLESPAPAVSDLPPHAVALNLSHNIMRCLQPSAFARLPQLHTLDLAYNHLETLSAGAFSGLGVLAVLDLSHNQLTTLAEGAFSSLGNLSSLRVQHNPLRTVSPSALLPLVSLRRLSLRGGRLEGLGAVAAAVQGLAQLELLDLCENNLTTLGPGPALPASLATLQLCNNSLGELAGASPEMLWHVKILDLSYNNISQAEAFTPLDLRNISLLHLTGNPLDVFRLLNISDIRPRSLDFSGLALGARGVEKVCQRLQGPQALRRLRLQRSGLKALRCNALGLCPVLGELDLSWNRLQQVGCASRLLGKKQQEELEVLTVEHNLLKKLPSCLGAQVLPRLYNISFRFNRILTVGPHAFAYAPALQVLWLNINSLVWLDRQALRGLHNLTELRLDNNLLTDLYGSSFTDLGSLRTLNLRNNRVSVLFAGVFQGLSELQTLDLGGNNLRHLAAQSLQGLPRLHRLYLDRNRLLEVSSTVFAPVQATLGVLDLRANNLQYISQWLRQPPPFRYLSSLYDLKLQAQQPYGLKMLPHRFFQGLVRLQELSLSQNMLRAIPPDVFEDLGQLRFLTLADSSNGLHDLPDGIFRNLRNLQFLDLENVGLHSLTLEVFGNLSRLQMLHLARNELKTFNDSVASRLSSLRYLDLRKCPLSCTCDNTWLQGWLNNSRVQVVYPYNYTCGSQHNAYIHSFDTRVCFLDLGLYLFAGTAPTVLLLLLVPVVYHRAYWRLKYHWYLLRCWVNQRWRREEKSYLYDSFVSYNSADESWVLQQLVPELERGAFRLCLHHRDFQPGRSIIDNIVDAIYNSRKTVCVVSRSYLRSEWCSLEVQLASYRLLDERCDVLVLVLLEDVGDAELSAYHRMRRVLLRRTYLRWPSDPSAEPLFWARLKRALRWGEGGEEEEEEALGGGTGGTREGDKQT; encoded by the exons ATGGGGGTACATGGGAACCTGAGGGACACGGGGGACACAGGAGACCATGGAAACATGAAGACATGGAGATGTGAGGAACGTGAGAGATATGAGGACATGAGGGGCATGAAGTCACAACACAGAGCATCATGGACGTGGCATAGGCACTGGGGACAGGTGccgctgctgctcctccagaaTGTGACAGGAATTCCCGCCACCTACGTCAGTGGTGACATGAAACGATACCACAGCTTCTTCTTTTTCACCCCAGAAAGGAGACGGCGGCTGAGGATGATGGAGACAGCGGAGGAGAAGGCACG GCCCAGCACCAGGATGCGTCCCTCCCACTGCTGCCCAccccggctgctgctgctgctgctgctggtgacGGTGACACTGATGCCGGCGGTGCACCCGTATGGCTTTCGCAACTGCATTGAGGATGCCTGGGCACGTTGGCACTTCCGCTGCATCCAACGCTTCCTGGAGTCGCCGGCCCCGGCAGTGTCCGACCTGCCACCACATGCCGTCGCGCTCAATCTGTCCCACAACATAAtgcgctgcctgcagccctctgccttTGCCCGCCTGCCACAGCTGCACACGCTGGACCTGGCCTACAACCATCTGGAGACCCTCTCCGCTGGTGCCTTCAGCGGGCTGGGTGTGCTGGCGGTGCTGGACCTGTCTCACAACCAGCTGACCACGCTCGCCGAAGGGGCGTTCAGCAGCTTGGGCAACCTGTCCTCGCTGCGGGTACAGCATAACCCCCTGAGAACGGTGTCACCCAGCGCCCTGCTCCCCCTTGTCAGCCTGCGCCGCCTGTCGCTGCGGGGCGGGCGGCTGGAAGGGCTGGGGGCGGTGGCAGCGGCGGTGCAGGGCTTGGCGCAGCTGGAGCTGTTGGACCTCTGTGAAAACAACCTGACTACACTGGGGCCAGGCCCAGCGCTACCCGCCTCGCTGGCCACCCTGCAGCTGTGCAACAACTCGCTGGGGGAGTTAGCGGGGGCCAGCCCGGAGATGCTGTGGCACGTGAAGATACTCGACCTCTCCTACAACAATATCTCACAGGCAGAGGCCTTCACCCCGCTGGACCTGCGCAACATCAGCCTGCTCCACCTGACGGGCAACCCCCTGGATGTCTTCCGCCTGTTGAACATCTCTGACATCCGACCTCGCAGCCTGGATTTCTCTGGGCTGGCGCTGGGGGCTAGGGGTGTGGAGAAGGTGTGCCAGAGGCTGCAGGGTCCCCAGGCCTTGCGGCGGCTACGGCTGCAACGCAGCGGGCTGAAGGCGCTGCGGTGTAACGCGCTGGGGCTGTGtcctgtgctgggagagctggacCTGTCCTGGAACCGGTTGCAGCAGGTGGGCTGTGCCAGCCGGCTGCTGgggaagaagcagcaggaggagctggaagtgCTGACAGTGGAGCACAACCTGCTGAAGAAACTGCCGTCTTGCCTGGGTGCCCAGGTGCTGCCTCGGCTGTACAACATTTCCTTTCGCTTTAACCGCATCCTGACTGTTGGCCCCCATGCCTTCGCCTACGCCCCGGCCCTGCAGGTGTTGTGGCTCAACATTAACAGCCTGGTGTGGCTGGACAGGCAGGCGCTGCGGGGGCTGCACAACCTGACAGAGCTGCGCCTGGACAACAACCTGCTGACCGACCTGTACGGCAGCTCCTTCACCGACCTCGGCAGCCTGCGCACCCTCAACCTGCGCAACAACCGCGTCTCTGTCCTCTTCGCTGGTGTCTTCCAGGGGCTGTCCGAGCTGCAGACGCTGGATTTAGGGGGTAACAACTTGCGCCACCTGGCCGCACAGTCACTGCAGGGGCTGCCCAGACTGCACAGGCTGTACCTGGACCGCAACAGATTGCTGGAGGTGAGCAGCACTGTGTTTGCCCCAGTGCAGGCTACCCTGGGAGTGCTGGACCTGCGGGCCAACAACCTGCAGTACATCTCACAGTGGCTGCGCCAGCCGCCACCCTTCCGCTACCTGAGCAGCCTGTACGACCTGAAGCTGCAGGCTCAGCAGCCCTATGGGCTGAAGATGCTGCCTCACCGCTTCTTCCAGGGCTTGgtgaggctgcaggagctgtcGCTGTCACAGAACATGCTGCGGGCCATCCCACCGGATGTCTTCGAGGACCTGGGCCAGCTGCGCTTCCTGACGTTGGCTGACAGCAGCAATGGGTTGCACGATTTGCCTGACGGCATCTTCAGAAACCTGAGGAACCTGCAGTTCCTGGACCTGGAGAATGTCGGGCTGCACTCGCTCACCCTGGAAGTCTTTGGCAACCTCAGCCGGCTACAGATGCTGCACTTGGCCAGGAACGAGCTGAAGACTTTCAATGACAGCGTTGCCAGCCGGCTGTCCTCCCTGCGCTACCTGGACCTGCGCAAGTGTCCGCTGAGCTGCACCTGTGACAACAcgtggctgcagggctggctgaaCAACAGCCGTGTGCAGGTCGTCTACCCCTACAACTACACCTGCGGCTCTCAGCACAATGCCTACATCCACAGCTTTGACACGCGCGTCTGCTTCCTGGACCTGGGGCTCTATCTCTTTGCTGGGACTGCCCcgacagtgctgctgctgctgctggtgccgGTGGTGTACCACCGCGCCTACTGGAGGCTGAAGTACCACTGGTACCTCCTGCGGTGCTGGGTCAACCAGCGGTGGCGGCGGGAGGAAAAGAGCTACCTCTACGACAGCTTTGTGTCCTACAATTCGGCTGATGAAAGTTGGGTCTTGCAGCAGCTGGTGCCCGAGCTGGAGCGCGGTGCCTTCCGACTGTGCTTGCACCACCGCGACTTTCAGCCGGGCCGCAGCATCATTGACAACATCGTGGATGCTATCTACAACAGCCGGAAGACAGTGTGCGTGGTGAGCCGCAGCTACCTGCGCAGCGAGTGGTGCTCTCTGGAGGTGCAGCTGGCCAGCTACCGGCTGCTGGATGAGCGGTGTGACGTCCTGGtactggtgctgctggaggacgTGGGGGATGCTGAGCTGTCTGCCTACCACCGCATGCGGCGGGTGCTGCTGCGGCGCACCTACCTGCGCTGGCCTTCTGACCCCTCAGCCGAGCCGCTCTTCTGGGCACGGCTGAAGAGGGCACTgaggtggggagagggaggagaggaggaggaggaagaagcttTGGGTGGAGGGACAGGAGGGACCAGGGAGGGAGACAAGCAGACGTAG